A DNA window from Zingiber officinale cultivar Zhangliang chromosome 3A, Zo_v1.1, whole genome shotgun sequence contains the following coding sequences:
- the LOC122051565 gene encoding photosystem II repair protein PSB27-H1, chloroplastic-like: MASSSPFLTPPTSKPSPSLTSLSARPAAAPSSFATANAAPCCARAAILCRRELLAAAILSPTSALLVLPPAPALASDDEEYVKETTEMINKLRSTINMDKQDPNVATAVSELREASNTWVAKYRREKALLGRASFRDIYSALNAVSGHYISFGPTAPIPAKRKARILEEVDTAEKALLRGR; this comes from the coding sequence atggcttcttcttctcctttcttgacGCCGCCGACCTCGAAGCCATCGCCGTCGCTCACATCTCTCTCCGCTCGACCCGCGGCCGCTCCGTCCTCTTTCGCCACCGCCAATGCGGCTCCGTGCTGCGCCCGAGCGGCCATACTCTGCCGCCGGGAACTCCTCGCGGCGGCGATCCTCTCTCCGACGTCAGCGCTGCTGGTCCTCCCTCCGGCGCCGGCCCTGGCGTCAGACGACGAGGAATACGTGAAGGAGACGACGGAGATGATTAACAAGCTGCGGAGCACGATCAACATGGACAAGCAGGACCCGAACGTGGCGACGGCGGTGTCGGAGCTGCGGGAGGCGTCGAACACGTGGGTGGCGAAGTACCGGCGGGAGAAGGCGCTGCTGGGGCGGGCGTCGTTCAGGGACATATACTCCGCCCTTAACGCCGTCTCCGGCCACTACATCAGCTTCGGCCCCACGGCGCCCATCCCCGCCAAGCGCAAGGCCCGCATCTTGGAAGAGGTCGACACCGCCGAGAAGGCGCTGCTCCGGGGAAGGTAG